In one window of Pseudobdellovibrionaceae bacterium DNA:
- a CDS encoding fibronectin type III domain-containing protein, translated as MSPYKNGTLPWLSAWLGGFLMTLMLVGCQLADNRIKGAIALSGSGAGPGEITGISSSNVLNDHGQISWPVVVGATGYLASYQMGDTAPASCDEGLQVPAQNMSGTTLTLLNLSPGTNYSLRICALGVSFEGEFTVLTLKELTKEVVYPGNSNWNDYVRNNGTYLLDADNTPCDGTETGDYLSELCIHVAEVNKFAAPDLGSDCTGVSAYDSAGVFDWQCDDTVDPVVVYSTGLKNGKGLADLVGVTEFLPLRVVIEKSGSATHSSSLATWWSNSIAPITAGNLTLSNAGTIYVLEQDLTANGFTVTADKVGFVVKSGATLESDLNKSLIADSSAKFLWIEGSFGETVGTSVLDIRSKYSQIRNVSIEEGDAIQAFLAQSSEYLKIQNLRIKGTASVYKCVSLTLGSWLEASYVATYGCQIGFSSGFNSNSRFNNLKILGHSDDGIGLSGTGNNIFVNTQVAYSNRAITGDLTNNVFYNTVVSNSPYCVYMTGGSMTFVNTLLVNCNQARFTLYTHHSSFLNTVIASQSASQGHYFYRVHDNVFHNLVTANNDGWQIGHTSSNNFVFSNLAMDLPFNGYDGDNWKFTGNLLLTPSVTCSYSGAGTNYGLQNGTCANVGTSDAVHRTGLDFSDTFVGRVFDDSITQFDISSDVDFTNIGAISNLNDFDTVIDFEHPLRAWGRSSTNWRDSAARGACATGGTMCAVYDWRLKSTDTVFRNTSLDGLNQNDPFISGSACPAAVDGNLTLTDSNANGANTYLRNAVEIMNDKIGDDDGLCESSEACIYSPNFGVYQGHGDYKANGTCTFQNGTVSGVTMYTYPSNGI; from the coding sequence ATGTCGCCCTACAAAAATGGAACGTTACCTTGGTTGTCTGCGTGGCTTGGCGGCTTCTTGATGACTTTAATGCTTGTTGGCTGCCAGCTGGCGGACAACCGCATAAAGGGCGCAATAGCATTGTCTGGTAGTGGCGCGGGCCCAGGCGAAATTACGGGGATTAGTTCGTCTAACGTCCTCAATGATCATGGGCAAATTTCATGGCCAGTGGTCGTGGGTGCGACAGGCTACCTGGCCAGCTATCAAATGGGGGATACGGCTCCCGCAAGCTGCGATGAAGGTCTACAGGTGCCGGCCCAAAATATGTCAGGAACAACGTTAACTTTGTTAAATTTAAGCCCCGGCACGAATTACTCATTGCGTATTTGTGCTTTGGGGGTGTCTTTTGAGGGCGAATTCACTGTCCTGACACTCAAAGAATTAACAAAAGAAGTGGTCTATCCAGGCAACAGCAATTGGAATGACTATGTTCGAAATAACGGAACATATCTACTTGATGCCGACAACACACCTTGTGATGGCACGGAAACGGGCGACTATCTCTCCGAATTGTGTATTCACGTTGCCGAGGTCAATAAATTTGCGGCCCCAGACCTGGGCTCCGATTGCACCGGCGTAAGTGCTTATGATTCAGCAGGAGTCTTTGATTGGCAATGTGATGATACAGTAGATCCAGTAGTGGTTTACTCTACGGGATTGAAAAATGGCAAAGGCCTCGCCGATCTGGTCGGTGTCACAGAGTTCTTACCTCTTCGTGTTGTGATTGAAAAATCAGGTAGTGCCACTCACTCGTCATCGCTCGCCACCTGGTGGAGCAATTCTATTGCACCGATCACTGCGGGTAACCTCACGTTATCAAATGCAGGAACAATTTATGTTTTGGAACAAGACCTCACGGCCAACGGATTTACGGTCACGGCTGACAAAGTGGGCTTTGTAGTAAAATCAGGGGCCACTCTAGAAAGTGATCTTAACAAATCACTCATTGCCGACTCATCTGCCAAGTTTTTATGGATAGAAGGGAGCTTTGGCGAGACGGTAGGCACCAGCGTTCTAGATATTCGGTCAAAGTACAGCCAAATCAGAAATGTTTCCATTGAGGAGGGTGATGCGATCCAGGCATTTTTGGCCCAGTCATCAGAATATTTGAAAATCCAAAATCTTCGCATAAAAGGCACCGCTTCAGTCTACAAGTGTGTTTCCCTTACGCTAGGATCGTGGCTTGAGGCTTCATACGTGGCAACGTATGGATGTCAAATTGGGTTCTCTTCAGGGTTTAATTCGAATTCAAGATTTAATAATCTCAAAATATTGGGGCACTCTGATGATGGCATTGGCCTTTCGGGTACCGGAAACAATATTTTTGTAAACACCCAGGTGGCTTACTCAAATCGGGCCATTACCGGAGATCTAACGAATAACGTGTTTTATAATACTGTGGTTTCTAACTCCCCTTATTGCGTCTATATGACTGGCGGCTCGATGACATTTGTTAATACTTTATTGGTCAACTGTAACCAGGCCAGGTTTACTCTGTACACTCATCATTCTTCGTTTTTAAATACGGTGATTGCTTCGCAATCGGCTTCCCAAGGGCACTACTTTTATAGAGTTCACGACAACGTATTTCACAATCTTGTAACGGCGAACAATGATGGATGGCAAATTGGACATACGTCATCTAACAATTTTGTGTTTTCAAATTTGGCCATGGATTTGCCTTTTAATGGATACGACGGCGATAACTGGAAGTTTACCGGGAACTTGTTGTTAACCCCATCGGTCACTTGCAGTTACTCAGGTGCCGGTACAAATTATGGACTACAAAATGGCACTTGCGCCAATGTTGGAACAAGTGATGCCGTTCATCGAACTGGTCTGGATTTTAGCGACACCTTTGTTGGCAGGGTTTTCGACGACAGCATAACTCAGTTTGATATTTCAAGTGATGTGGACTTTACCAATATCGGAGCCATTTCAAATTTAAACGATTTTGATACCGTTATTGACTTTGAGCATCCGTTGAGAGCCTGGGGCCGGAGTTCTACAAATTGGCGCGACAGTGCTGCACGGGGGGCATGTGCGACGGGAGGTACAATGTGCGCTGTGTACGACTGGAGGTTGAAATCCACCGACACTGTGTTCAGAAACACGTCCCTAGACGGCCTCAATCAAAATGACCCCTTCATCAGTGGAAGCGCCTGTCCCGCAGCCGTAGATGGCAACTTAACGTTGACCGACTCTAATGCAAATGGGGCCAACACCTATCTGAGAAACGCCGTAGAAATAATGAACGATAAAATCGGCGACGACGACGGTCTGTGTGAGTCAAGTGAGGCCTGTATCTACTCACCCAACTTCGGCGTCTATCAGGGTCACGGCGACTACAAGGCCAACGGCACCTGCACCTTTCAAAACGGCACCGTTTCGGGCGTCACGATGTATACATACCCTAGCAATGGTATCTAG
- a CDS encoding DUF86 domain-containing protein: MTLDSFRMDRKTVLAVIRCLEVIGEASHKIPVDIQVRNPEIPWRKIKDFRNLLIHEYFGVDLSIVWNTIHTDLLPLKPAFEKIAPK, encoded by the coding sequence ATGACTCTTGACTCGTTCCGTATGGATCGAAAAACGGTCCTTGCAGTTATTCGCTGCCTAGAGGTCATTGGAGAAGCCAGTCACAAGATTCCTGTGGATATTCAAGTAAGAAACCCTGAAATCCCGTGGCGAAAAATAAAAGATTTCCGTAATTTGCTTATTCACGAATATTTTGGTGTAGACCTATCGATCGTATGGAATACCATCCACACCGACCTACTCCCGCTTAAACCTGCGTTTGAGAAAATAGCACCTAAATAG
- a CDS encoding nucleotidyltransferase family protein: MTDRDQVASLLASHKGELRNLKVESVHLFGSVARNEGKENSDLDVLVAFSEPVGMFQFLEVKYFLEGLFGCKVDLATEQALHPHLKEQILKEAIRVA, from the coding sequence ATGACCGACAGAGATCAAGTTGCCAGTTTACTCGCAAGCCACAAAGGTGAGTTGCGAAACCTAAAAGTTGAATCAGTACATCTCTTTGGATCTGTTGCCCGTAACGAGGGCAAAGAAAACAGTGACCTTGATGTTTTGGTGGCGTTTTCTGAACCCGTCGGAATGTTTCAATTTTTAGAAGTTAAATATTTTCTCGAAGGATTGTTTGGGTGCAAAGTAGACTTGGCAACAGAACAAGCTTTACACCCTCATCTCAAAGAACAAATTCTTAAAGAGGCCATTCGTGTCGCCTAG
- a CDS encoding Hpt domain-containing protein, which produces MAESSPIDEGLLDYLFRDQLAGDLGTLTHLIDIFFDHTPARIQAMGEALSRGDLNTLERMAHDVKSNAGTLGAKSLQDHARDIEKHAQAHAASAILATLLSNLQACYDSTAAALTEKLRKYEEAV; this is translated from the coding sequence ATGGCAGAGTCATCGCCCATTGACGAGGGTTTATTAGATTATCTTTTTCGAGACCAGCTGGCTGGGGATCTGGGAACGCTCACTCACCTTATTGACATATTTTTTGACCACACCCCCGCGCGTATTCAGGCCATGGGTGAGGCCCTTTCGCGAGGTGATCTCAATACTTTAGAGCGAATGGCTCACGATGTGAAATCCAACGCCGGCACCCTGGGCGCAAAATCCCTGCAAGATCACGCCCGAGACATTGAAAAACACGCACAAGCCCACGCTGCTAGTGCCATATTGGCAACTCTTTTGTCGAACCTTCAGGCCTGTTATGATTCAACAGCGGCAGCCCTTACCGAGAAGCTTCGCAAATATGAAGAGGCCGTGTAA
- a CDS encoding alpha/beta hydrolase, with protein MKILIPIVTLAILAAGLVYAYPISALTALFQAQLQLKQVHSETYRDVHVYRKNYCSHPEECQCVLLIHGLGDEGLTWKRVLMGEGLTSPPPSVHLFAVDLPGSGDTPALKDSHDYRISHLARVVKDSVMDQCESWVVVGNSFGGWIAAEIALSYPTLLSGLMLENAAGLDRDYSDILPAFVDPSPESLREFRAKAYYNSFPVPDFIAQSAIRKFEKMPIIQMLKSQQGGTEFLDHRIKQIRMPTALLWGDSDRIIPLDHGIEFANAIPQASLRVAKNCGHLPHKECPQDFWTSFQRLLDQVQ; from the coding sequence TTGAAAATTTTAATTCCCATTGTGACGCTGGCTATTTTGGCCGCAGGCCTAGTTTATGCCTACCCCATTTCTGCATTAACGGCTCTTTTTCAGGCGCAACTGCAACTTAAGCAAGTTCACTCAGAGACCTATCGAGATGTGCATGTGTATAGAAAGAACTATTGTTCTCACCCTGAAGAGTGCCAATGCGTATTACTTATTCATGGGCTGGGTGATGAAGGCCTCACTTGGAAGCGCGTTTTGATGGGTGAGGGGCTCACGAGTCCTCCTCCTTCGGTTCACCTATTTGCTGTGGATTTACCCGGCTCCGGCGACACGCCAGCTCTTAAAGACTCTCATGATTACCGCATCTCCCATTTGGCTCGCGTGGTTAAAGATAGCGTGATGGATCAGTGTGAGAGCTGGGTGGTCGTGGGGAATAGTTTTGGCGGATGGATCGCTGCGGAAATAGCGTTGAGTTACCCGACACTATTAAGTGGCCTGATGCTTGAAAACGCCGCGGGATTAGATCGAGATTACAGTGATATTTTGCCGGCATTTGTGGATCCGAGCCCCGAAAGCTTGCGCGAATTTCGGGCTAAAGCCTACTACAATAGCTTTCCAGTTCCCGATTTTATTGCTCAAAGTGCGATTCGAAAATTTGAGAAAATGCCCATTATCCAAATGCTAAAATCCCAGCAAGGTGGCACGGAGTTTCTCGACCACCGGATTAAACAAATTCGCATGCCCACGGCCCTTTTGTGGGGGGACTCCGATAGAATCATCCCCCTTGACCATGGTATTGAATTTGCCAATGCCATTCCACAAGCCTCTCTTCGGGTGGCCAAAAATTGTGGTCACCTCCCCCACAAGGAGTGCCCCCAAGACTTCTGGACCAGTTTTCAACGCCTTTTAGACCAAGTACAATAA
- a CDS encoding CrcB family protein, whose amino-acid sequence MIVFLVSLFGALGVALRFGVNSWMSSVSHFWATVVVNLLGCFLAGVLFAYFRGQPTVLVPGAVKTALVIGFLGGLTTFSSFALDTMRLLERGAYGMALTNVVGQNLAGLLLCAAGLFIGKMLVSS is encoded by the coding sequence GTGATTGTATTTTTGGTCAGTTTATTTGGGGCGCTTGGAGTCGCGTTGCGATTTGGCGTGAACTCGTGGATGTCCTCAGTGTCTCATTTTTGGGCCACTGTGGTGGTGAACCTTTTGGGATGTTTTTTGGCCGGAGTGTTGTTTGCGTATTTTCGAGGCCAACCCACGGTTTTGGTGCCCGGTGCCGTGAAGACGGCCCTAGTGATTGGGTTTTTGGGCGGCCTTACCACCTTTTCAAGCTTTGCATTGGACACCATGCGTCTTTTGGAGAGGGGGGCGTATGGAATGGCCCTAACCAACGTAGTGGGCCAGAACCTGGCCGGTTTACTCTTGTGTGCTGCGGGCTTGTTTATAGGAAAAATGTTGGTGAGTTCGTAG
- a CDS encoding PDZ domain-containing protein has protein sequence MSRRPWILATVLFLSSLIVASRCVSVSSRVHAFQSICDLVESRYMDASEKLQEWAKSCRSKARQSFFFESKNKYIERIHSQLTLMEISHLDIYSPSEDRRMWQGQDVDTGLRVVGINGQFIVSKVIAESAGEQAGLRLGDIVVSINGKWVENEWQVQSQKGVFQITRGDQELLIEIMPFTLKIDHRPELKTIADRVGRLTIDSFRSEYFRKSSWQEIVAQMRDYRHIVVDLRGNSGGNFVAMLRALSPFFCTPTSVGAIEQPRKSQTGLPQLSDDLDDIQQLEQLQSAQKIEMKTFSEYGCYQGKTTVLIDADSASVTEVFAEAIRQSGRGRVLGQSTAGDVVLAVWYDLPLLGRGYRLSIPEARITNIHGDALEGTGVWPEEWLTYDFNEALQGQDSWILRAIGKHRGVH, from the coding sequence ATGAGTCGACGACCCTGGATATTGGCAACAGTATTATTTCTAAGTTCTCTTATCGTAGCCAGTCGCTGCGTGAGTGTGTCTAGCCGTGTACACGCTTTTCAATCGATCTGTGATTTAGTCGAGTCACGCTACATGGATGCATCTGAAAAGCTACAGGAATGGGCCAAGTCCTGTAGGAGTAAGGCGCGACAGAGTTTCTTCTTTGAATCAAAAAACAAATACATTGAGCGAATCCACAGCCAACTGACTTTGATGGAAATATCACATCTGGACATTTACTCACCTTCGGAAGATCGAAGGATGTGGCAAGGTCAGGACGTGGACACCGGGTTGAGGGTGGTAGGTATTAATGGTCAGTTTATAGTTTCAAAGGTTATCGCTGAAAGTGCAGGAGAGCAGGCAGGATTGCGGCTCGGAGATATTGTCGTATCCATTAATGGAAAGTGGGTAGAAAATGAATGGCAAGTGCAATCGCAAAAAGGGGTCTTCCAAATAACAAGAGGTGATCAAGAATTGCTTATTGAAATTATGCCGTTCACCCTAAAGATCGATCATCGGCCAGAGCTTAAAACCATAGCGGACAGAGTCGGGCGTTTGACTATTGATAGTTTTCGTTCAGAGTATTTCAGAAAATCATCTTGGCAGGAGATCGTCGCTCAGATGCGAGACTATCGACATATCGTCGTGGACCTGCGGGGCAACAGCGGCGGCAACTTTGTGGCCATGTTAAGGGCACTATCTCCGTTTTTTTGCACTCCGACAAGCGTGGGCGCTATTGAGCAGCCGCGAAAAAGTCAAACGGGTCTGCCGCAATTGTCCGATGACTTAGACGATATACAGCAACTAGAGCAGTTGCAATCCGCCCAAAAAATAGAGATGAAAACATTTTCAGAATACGGTTGCTATCAAGGCAAAACAACAGTTCTGATCGATGCAGATTCAGCTTCGGTTACGGAGGTGTTCGCAGAGGCCATTCGGCAAAGCGGTCGAGGCCGCGTATTGGGTCAATCCACTGCCGGAGATGTTGTGCTTGCCGTTTGGTATGATTTGCCTCTGCTTGGAAGGGGCTATCGATTATCGATTCCCGAGGCCCGCATCACCAATATTCATGGAGATGCTCTGGAGGGGACTGGCGTTTGGCCCGAGGAGTGGCTCACTTATGATTTCAATGAAGCCTTGCAAGGCCAAGACAGTTGGATACTTCGAGCTATTGGCAAACATAGAGGCGTTCACTGA
- a CDS encoding tetratricopeptide repeat protein, whose translation MRHTLAIITVLLSISLSAYAQSKGLAPNAVARERKAKVYAQKEQWDKVIETLSSYTDVLTYNGLMDLATAYRNKGDFKNEIRTLDIAIAENPTNYVTYFLEGRALKSDGQMEQAIIRFRKVLKMQPKHEPSYQAILDIFLEQKNNYESRNIVNDMINNLGEKPLYYSHLCHLFTLDAFLNQAEENCKKAVKMAPDTEQNYIDLGRVQTDLQDIDAARKTYSDAVKRFSRSEPVLWAAGDFFFKQKSYRTAARYLKKAISINTESARSHLSLAQTTFALGQFDVALKQFETACRGNKEASKLFRQAYGQLEADGNGTWARKFSERLYVCQ comes from the coding sequence TTGAGACACACCTTAGCGATCATCACAGTCCTTTTGTCGATTTCTCTTTCTGCTTATGCCCAGTCAAAGGGCCTGGCACCGAACGCCGTAGCCAGGGAACGCAAGGCCAAGGTCTATGCCCAAAAAGAACAATGGGATAAGGTGATTGAAACGCTTTCTAGCTATACAGATGTTTTGACCTACAACGGGCTCATGGACTTAGCCACCGCCTACAGAAACAAAGGCGACTTCAAGAATGAAATTCGCACGCTCGACATTGCTATTGCTGAAAACCCTACCAATTATGTGACCTACTTTTTGGAGGGACGCGCTCTGAAGTCAGATGGACAAATGGAACAGGCGATCATTCGATTTCGAAAAGTTTTAAAAATGCAGCCCAAACACGAGCCCAGCTATCAAGCGATTTTAGATATTTTTCTAGAACAAAAAAACAACTATGAAAGCCGCAATATTGTTAATGACATGATCAATAACCTCGGGGAAAAACCGCTTTATTACAGTCATCTCTGCCATCTCTTCACCTTAGACGCATTTTTAAACCAAGCCGAAGAAAACTGCAAAAAAGCTGTGAAGATGGCGCCCGACACCGAACAAAATTATATAGATTTGGGACGCGTGCAAACGGATCTTCAGGACATCGATGCCGCTCGTAAAACCTACTCAGATGCAGTTAAGAGATTTTCCAGATCAGAGCCTGTGCTCTGGGCTGCTGGGGATTTCTTTTTTAAACAAAAATCCTACAGAACAGCGGCGAGATATTTAAAAAAAGCCATCTCTATCAATACCGAATCGGCGCGCAGTCATTTAAGTCTCGCCCAAACCACTTTTGCCTTAGGGCAGTTCGATGTGGCACTTAAACAATTTGAGACCGCCTGTCGCGGCAACAAAGAAGCGAGCAAGCTTTTTAGACAAGCCTATGGCCAACTCGAAGCTGATGGCAATGGAACGTGGGCGCGAAAATTCAGTGAACGCCTCTATGTTTGCCAATAG